One segment of Cetobacterium sp. NK01 DNA contains the following:
- the mraY gene encoding phospho-N-acetylmuramoyl-pentapeptide-transferase — protein MLYLLAGYLPVLEGLKSIYLRSFLAFILAFLVVLVTGKPFIQYLKVKKFGESIREEGPVSHFSKKGTPTMGGILIIFGTLLTSLLVGDLFNKFLILMFVITILFSSIGFVDDYKKFTVNKKGLSGKKKLIGQCFIAIVTWFFIKEFGLTGNKVLDLSIVNPVISNSSFYLGSFLMLIFIALVLMGTSNAVNITDGLDGLAIMPVIIGATILGIIAYFTGHIELSNHLNLHYIAGIGELSVFLSALIGAGLGFLWYNFYPAQIFMGDTGSLTLGGILGVVAILLKQELLLPIIGGVFVLEAISVILQVGSFKMRGKRVFRMAPIHHHFELAGLPETKVTMRFWIVALFLGMIALGIVRLRGIL, from the coding sequence ATGCTATATTTATTGGCAGGGTATTTACCAGTTTTAGAGGGGCTTAAATCGATATATTTAAGAAGTTTTTTAGCTTTTATACTAGCATTTTTAGTTGTTTTAGTAACTGGAAAACCGTTTATACAGTATTTAAAGGTAAAAAAATTTGGAGAGTCTATAAGAGAAGAGGGACCAGTAAGCCACTTTTCAAAAAAGGGAACTCCAACAATGGGTGGAATTTTAATAATTTTTGGAACTTTATTGACATCATTATTAGTTGGTGATTTATTTAATAAATTTTTAATTTTAATGTTTGTTATAACAATTCTTTTTAGTAGTATAGGATTTGTAGATGATTATAAAAAATTTACTGTTAACAAAAAAGGATTGTCAGGGAAGAAGAAATTAATTGGACAATGTTTTATAGCCATTGTAACATGGTTTTTTATAAAAGAGTTTGGATTGACAGGAAATAAAGTTCTAGATTTATCAATTGTAAATCCGGTTATATCTAATAGTAGTTTTTATTTAGGAAGTTTTTTGATGCTTATTTTTATAGCATTGGTATTAATGGGAACTTCAAACGCAGTAAATATAACAGATGGATTAGATGGACTAGCAATAATGCCTGTAATAATAGGGGCAACAATTTTAGGGATAATAGCTTATTTCACAGGTCATATAGAGTTAAGTAATCACCTTAATTTACACTATATAGCAGGGATTGGTGAGTTATCGGTGTTTTTATCTGCTCTAATAGGAGCTGGATTAGGATTCTTATGGTATAATTTTTATCCTGCTCAAATATTCATGGGAGACACAGGATCCTTGACATTAGGAGGGATTTTGGGAGTTGTAGCAATTCTTTTAAAACAAGAACTTCTTTTACCGATAATAGGTGGAGTATTTGTTTTAGAAGCGATATCTGTTATTCTTCAGGTGGGTTCTTTTAAAATGAGAGGAAAAAGAGTATTTAGAATGGCACCGATACATCATCACTTTGAATTGGCTGGATTACCTGAGACAAAGGTGACAATGAGATTTTGGATTGTGGCATTATTTTTAGGAATGATAGCTTTAGGTATAGTGAGATTAAGAGGAATACTATAA
- the bioD gene encoding dethiobiotin synthase → MINKVNIGYFIIGTDTDIGKTYVSSLIFKSLKDYNIGYYKPFQTGCYLENENLVPLDPKFLCDFSEVTLKDEMTTYLFKTPVSPHLASELENIPIIMENIFKQWNTLSSKYQTTFIEAAGGIYVPIIRNQYFMFDFIKDLNIPVILVCSTKVGSINHTMLTINFLKEKNIPVQGVIFNNYTGEFYEADNIKVVLETSKIKNHIVIKNGDEIISQEKLISFLCK, encoded by the coding sequence TTGATAAATAAAGTGAATATTGGTTATTTTATTATAGGAACAGATACTGATATCGGAAAAACCTACGTTTCTTCTCTTATCTTTAAATCTCTAAAAGATTATAATATAGGTTACTATAAACCTTTTCAAACAGGATGTTACTTAGAAAATGAAAATTTAGTTCCATTAGATCCTAAGTTTTTATGTGATTTTAGTGAAGTTACACTAAAAGATGAGATGACTACTTATCTTTTTAAAACTCCTGTTTCTCCTCATTTAGCTTCTGAATTAGAAAATATCCCCATTATTATGGAAAATATTTTCAAACAGTGGAATACCTTAAGTTCTAAATACCAAACAACTTTTATTGAAGCTGCCGGCGGAATATATGTTCCTATAATTCGTAATCAATACTTCATGTTTGATTTCATAAAAGACTTAAATATTCCAGTTATACTTGTTTGTTCAACAAAAGTTGGATCTATAAATCATACAATGCTTACAATTAATTTTTTAAAGGAAAAAAATATTCCAGTTCAAGGTGTTATCTTTAACAACTACACTGGTGAATTCTATGAAGCTGATAATATAAAAGTAGTTTTAGAAACTAGTAAAATAAAAAATCATATTGTTATTAAAAATGGTGATGAAATCATTTCACAGGAAAAACTTATTTCTTTTTTATGTAAATAA
- the murD gene encoding UDP-N-acetylmuramoyl-L-alanine--D-glutamate ligase — protein sequence MRKAMVFGAGVSGKGSEKTLKEMGYEVFLIDDKTDISSEEGLKILENEKIDIFIKSPGVPYTNLVKKALELKIEVIDDIELGYRYKINNNIKGKIIAITGTNGKTTVTSKINEMLEKAGYTSKVCGNIGYSFSETIMENPSLDYYVLEASSYQLENIKDFKADISLIVNLTPDHLSRYKTLDHYYDTKFNIGRNQKENEYFIVNTSCAESLKRVEKISGKKIFIGMNKTNKNELCFVKEGDIYYERELVLNENLASLKGKHNLENMLFIVTVGKLLGISTNLIREFLYSTKTLEHRMEKFFNYGKVEFINDSKGTNIDSTKFAVEAFKNPILICGGYDKELDLSPLEKLIKNNVKEVYLIGDIANKLEEGLAKINYPKNKVFNLKTLDKVLEELKLKIDKDQEEIILFSPATSSFDQFKNFEERGKVFKELVIRYFN from the coding sequence ATGAGAAAAGCAATGGTATTTGGAGCTGGAGTTAGTGGAAAAGGCTCAGAAAAAACATTAAAAGAAATGGGATATGAAGTTTTTTTAATTGATGATAAAACGGATATTTCTTCAGAGGAAGGACTAAAAATTCTAGAAAACGAAAAAATAGATATTTTTATAAAAAGTCCAGGAGTACCATATACAAATTTAGTAAAAAAAGCATTAGAGTTAAAAATAGAAGTAATTGATGATATAGAATTAGGTTATAGATATAAAATAAATAACAATATTAAAGGGAAAATAATAGCAATAACAGGAACAAATGGAAAAACAACAGTAACATCAAAAATTAATGAAATGTTAGAAAAAGCAGGTTACACTTCAAAAGTATGTGGAAATATTGGATATTCTTTTAGTGAAACTATTATGGAAAATCCGAGTTTAGATTATTATGTTTTAGAGGCAAGTTCTTATCAATTAGAAAATATAAAAGATTTTAAAGCAGACATATCTTTAATAGTTAATTTGACTCCAGATCATTTGTCTCGATACAAAACTTTAGATCATTATTATGACACAAAGTTTAATATAGGGAGGAATCAAAAGGAAAATGAATATTTTATAGTAAATACTTCATGTGCTGAAAGTTTAAAAAGAGTTGAAAAAATTTCTGGAAAAAAAATTTTTATAGGAATGAATAAAACAAATAAAAATGAATTATGTTTTGTAAAAGAAGGAGATATATATTATGAGAGAGAACTTGTTTTAAATGAAAATTTAGCTTCTTTAAAGGGAAAACATAACTTGGAAAATATGCTATTTATAGTTACTGTAGGAAAATTATTAGGGATATCTACTAATCTTATAAGAGAATTTTTATATTCTACTAAAACTTTAGAACATAGAATGGAAAAATTTTTTAACTATGGAAAAGTAGAATTTATAAATGATTCTAAAGGAACAAATATAGATTCAACAAAATTTGCAGTAGAAGCTTTCAAAAATCCGATTCTAATATGTGGTGGCTATGATAAAGAGTTAGATCTTTCACCATTGGAGAAATTAATTAAAAACAATGTTAAAGAGGTTTATTTGATTGGAGATATAGCAAATAAACTTGAAGAAGGATTAGCAAAAATAAATTATCCTAAAAATAAAGTTTTTAATTTAAAAACTTTAGATAAAGTTTTAGAAGAATTAAAGCTAAAAATTGATAAAGATCAAGAGGAGATAATATTGTTTTCACCAGCAACATCAAGTTTTGACCAATTTAAAAACTTTGAAGAGAGAGGGAAAGTTTTCAAAGAATTGGTAATACGTTATTTTAATTAG
- the bioB gene encoding biotin synthase BioB translates to MKDFILTLKKNILNGKQISFDEAKRLLDLDVTTQLDDILFLSNCANEIRKFFCGDNFNLCTIMNAKSGKCPEDCKYCAQSAHFKTSSPVYPLTNKDEALKLALDVEREGANRFALVTSGRGLFSSKETLEISNIYKFINKNSNIHLCASHGLLTKESAKALKEAGVKTYHHNLETSREFYDKICTTHTFQDRVDTVLIAQQAGLEVCSGGIFGLGETSIDRLNMAFELRELNIKSIPLNFLTPIPGTPMENYQPLEPMEIIKTIAIYRFILPDSSLRYAGGRLQLGNLEVQGIKGGINSALTGNFLTTTGSTISSDKEMIIKEGFILDK, encoded by the coding sequence TTGAAAGACTTTATTCTTACTTTAAAAAAAAATATACTTAACGGTAAGCAAATCTCTTTTGATGAAGCTAAACGACTCTTAGATTTAGACGTTACAACACAATTAGATGATATTTTGTTTTTATCTAATTGTGCAAACGAAATTAGAAAGTTCTTTTGTGGAGATAATTTTAATCTTTGTACTATTATGAATGCAAAGTCAGGAAAATGCCCAGAAGATTGTAAATATTGCGCTCAATCAGCGCATTTTAAAACATCTTCTCCTGTATATCCCTTGACAAATAAAGACGAAGCTTTAAAGCTTGCTCTAGATGTAGAAAGAGAAGGCGCAAATAGGTTTGCTTTAGTTACAAGTGGAAGAGGGCTATTTTCTTCAAAAGAGACACTAGAGATTTCCAATATTTATAAATTTATAAATAAAAATTCAAACATTCATCTTTGTGCCTCTCATGGTCTACTTACAAAAGAATCTGCAAAAGCTTTAAAAGAGGCTGGTGTAAAAACATATCACCACAACCTTGAAACTTCTAGAGAGTTTTACGATAAAATTTGTACTACTCATACTTTCCAAGATAGAGTTGATACAGTTTTAATTGCTCAACAAGCAGGATTAGAAGTTTGTAGTGGAGGAATATTTGGTTTAGGTGAAACTTCTATTGATAGGCTTAATATGGCTTTTGAATTAAGAGAGCTAAACATTAAATCAATACCTTTAAATTTTTTAACTCCTATTCCTGGAACACCTATGGAAAATTATCAACCTCTAGAACCTATGGAAATTATTAAAACTATTGCAATTTATCGTTTTATTCTTCCTGATTCTTCTTTAAGATATGCTGGAGGAAGACTACAATTAGGTAATTTGGAAGTTCAAGGAATTAAAGGTGGAATAAATTCAGCTTTAACAGGAAACTTTTTAACAACTACAGGAAGTACAATCTCATCTGATAAAGAGATGATTATAAAGGAGGGGTTTATTCTTGATAAATAA
- the murC gene encoding UDP-N-acetylmuramate--L-alanine ligase: protein MNNIYFIGINGIGMSGLAKIMKLKGYEVSGADLSRNYVTEELESLGIKIYGEHVAKNIEGVDLVVASSAIKQENPEIQRAKELGIKIIKRGELLSLLMNKEKGIAVAGTHGKTTTSSMLGSLLLDIDPTIVVGGILPEIGSNARCGKAEIFIAEADESDNSFLHLTPEISIITNIEADHLENHGSLENIKKSFKQFMDQTKKEILVCDDCQESLDLIKNRENIKTYSIKKLNSDIIATDIRIIDSKTKFKVTIDGELFGEFELSIPGNHNIQNALPVIYLAKKYGIKKEIIAEKLLKFKGAKRRYDILHSDKIRIIDDYAHHPTEIKATIQGAKTIEKNKTVAIFQPHRYSRVKFLLNEFKGSFEGVDEVILMPVYSAGEKNEFGVTLEKLKEKIGHKHCRIIEKNEEIEKLVVGEKGAATFLFMGAGSISTLAHTIADNIGRIGNEVI from the coding sequence ATGAATAATATATATTTTATTGGAATAAATGGTATTGGAATGAGTGGATTAGCGAAAATTATGAAGCTAAAAGGTTATGAGGTTTCAGGAGCGGATCTTTCTAGAAACTATGTAACTGAAGAACTAGAGAGCTTAGGAATAAAAATTTATGGGGAGCATGTAGCTAAAAATATAGAAGGAGTAGATTTAGTTGTAGCTTCAAGTGCAATAAAACAGGAAAATCCTGAGATTCAAAGAGCTAAAGAGTTGGGGATAAAGATAATTAAAAGAGGAGAGTTGTTATCTTTATTGATGAATAAAGAAAAAGGAATAGCAGTAGCTGGAACTCACGGTAAAACAACAACAAGTTCAATGTTAGGATCATTACTTCTAGACATTGATCCAACAATAGTAGTAGGAGGGATTCTACCAGAGATCGGTTCTAATGCTAGATGTGGAAAAGCAGAGATTTTTATTGCAGAAGCAGATGAAAGTGATAACTCATTTTTACATCTAACACCAGAAATTTCAATAATAACAAATATTGAAGCAGATCATCTTGAAAATCATGGATCTCTTGAGAATATAAAAAAGTCATTTAAGCAATTTATGGATCAAACAAAAAAGGAAATTCTGGTTTGTGATGATTGTCAAGAAAGTTTAGATTTAATAAAAAATAGAGAAAATATAAAAACATATAGTATAAAAAAGTTAAATTCAGATATAATAGCCACAGATATTAGAATAATAGATTCAAAAACAAAGTTTAAGGTAACTATAGATGGAGAATTATTTGGAGAGTTTGAATTATCAATTCCAGGAAATCATAATATTCAAAATGCATTACCTGTTATATATTTGGCAAAAAAATATGGAATTAAAAAAGAAATAATAGCAGAAAAACTTTTGAAATTTAAAGGTGCGAAAAGAAGATATGATATTCTTCACAGTGATAAAATAAGAATAATAGATGATTATGCTCATCATCCAACAGAGATAAAAGCGACAATTCAAGGAGCAAAAACTATAGAAAAAAATAAAACAGTAGCTATATTTCAACCTCATAGATATAGTCGTGTAAAATTTCTTTTGAATGAGTTTAAGGGAAGTTTTGAAGGCGTAGATGAGGTTATATTAATGCCAGTTTATAGTGCTGGAGAAAAAAATGAGTTTGGGGTAACTCTTGAAAAGTTAAAAGAAAAGATAGGGCATAAGCACTGTAGAATAATAGAAAAAAATGAAGAAATAGAAAAATTAGTAGTAGGAGAAAAGGGTGCTGCCACATTTTTATTTATGGGGGCAGGAAGTATATCTACACTAGCTCATACAATAGCTGATAATATAGGGAGAATAGGAAATGAAGTTATATAA
- a CDS encoding mechanosensitive ion channel family protein has product MEQTLATFINEFTAALAKSAPIFIKKLIFLAILWVTYRPVQGFIMKAFNKFLSLKKLDELLVHFLQSFLNILIIIFYALNIIQILGIEMTSILALLGSIGIGIGLALKGSLSDLAGGMQILASRYFTKGDYIITCSVEGTVQRITFLYTVLHTVDNKFVVVPNGKLSGEVIVNAGANAERRVDCVFSVSYDTSIDQVKELLTDIAKNHHLILQDKDIFVRLSKHNSSSLDFTMRVWAKKEHYWDVFFDLQELVKKKFDENGIEIPYNKLDVYQK; this is encoded by the coding sequence ATGGAACAAACACTGGCAACTTTTATCAACGAATTTACTGCTGCTCTTGCTAAATCAGCACCTATATTCATTAAAAAATTGATTTTTTTAGCAATTTTATGGGTTACTTATAGACCTGTTCAAGGATTTATTATGAAAGCTTTCAATAAGTTTTTATCACTAAAAAAACTTGACGAACTTTTAGTACATTTTTTACAGTCTTTTTTAAATATTTTAATAATTATATTTTATGCTTTAAATATAATTCAAATACTTGGTATTGAAATGACATCTATCTTAGCACTTCTTGGATCTATTGGTATCGGTATTGGACTTGCCTTAAAAGGAAGTTTGTCTGACCTTGCTGGTGGTATGCAAATACTAGCTTCTAGATATTTTACTAAGGGAGACTATATTATAACTTGTAGCGTTGAAGGAACTGTTCAAAGAATAACTTTCCTTTACACTGTTTTACACACTGTAGATAACAAGTTTGTTGTTGTACCTAACGGTAAACTTTCTGGTGAGGTTATTGTTAATGCTGGTGCTAATGCTGAAAGAAGAGTAGATTGCGTATTCTCTGTTTCGTACGATACATCTATCGATCAAGTTAAAGAACTTTTAACTGACATTGCTAAAAACCACCATCTAATTCTTCAGGATAAAGATATCTTTGTAAGACTTAGTAAACATAACTCAAGTTCATTGGATTTTACAATGAGAGTTTGGGCGAAAAAGGAGCACTACTGGGACGTATTCTTCGATCTTCAAGAGCTTGTTAAAAAGAAATTTGATGAAAACGGAATTGAAATCCCATACAACAAACTTGATGTTTATCAAAAATAA
- the corA gene encoding magnesium/cobalt transporter CorA, translated as MNKKVGLQPGTLLYTGDRQSTLEIPITHYTYNHESFKKNSFIFRDDLFIELHPSHVNWLNIGGIHNTDLIKKVGEAFNIDSLILEDLLNSSQRPKLEIRDDYIFITLKMISHSSKKHKYEYEQISFILFSNLLITFQENPFDVFDSIRCRIEKRSGRLRTKKEGYLTYSLIDRIVDNYFVIIEDLEERIDDLEDKVTTDPKKEDFDEILELKKELLKFRRALTPLKEVSSKFKDSDIQEYLGEDIDIYLRDLQDHIIIANESNDALFNRGNELLQLYHSTISTGMNEIMKVLTMISSIFIPLSFLAGLYGMNFEHMPELSWKYGYFILLGIMGSIIAGTAYFFKKKKWW; from the coding sequence TTGAATAAAAAAGTTGGATTACAACCAGGAACTCTTCTTTATACCGGTGATCGACAATCAACCTTAGAGATTCCTATAACTCACTACACTTACAATCATGAATCTTTCAAAAAAAATAGTTTTATTTTTAGAGATGATCTTTTTATAGAATTACATCCTTCACATGTCAATTGGTTAAATATTGGAGGTATTCATAATACAGATCTTATAAAAAAAGTAGGGGAAGCTTTTAATATTGATTCATTAATTTTAGAAGACTTGTTAAACAGTTCCCAAAGACCTAAGTTAGAAATTAGAGATGATTACATTTTTATCACTTTAAAAATGATTTCTCACTCTAGCAAAAAGCACAAATATGAATATGAGCAAATATCTTTTATATTATTTTCTAATCTTTTAATAACCTTTCAAGAAAATCCATTTGATGTTTTTGACAGTATTAGATGTCGGATTGAAAAAAGAAGTGGACGTCTTAGAACAAAAAAGGAAGGATATTTAACTTACTCTTTAATTGATAGAATAGTTGATAACTATTTTGTCATTATTGAAGATTTAGAAGAAAGAATTGATGATTTAGAAGATAAAGTTACTACCGATCCTAAAAAAGAAGATTTTGATGAAATATTAGAGCTAAAAAAAGAGCTCCTAAAATTCAGAAGAGCATTAACTCCTTTAAAAGAAGTCTCTTCAAAATTTAAAGATTCTGATATTCAAGAATATCTTGGAGAAGATATAGATATCTATTTACGTGATTTGCAAGATCATATAATTATAGCAAACGAATCAAACGATGCTCTTTTTAATAGAGGCAATGAACTTTTACAGCTTTATCACTCTACTATTAGTACTGGAATGAACGAGATTATGAAAGTTTTAACTATGATTTCTAGCATATTTATTCCCTTAAGTTTTCTTGCTGGGTTATACGGTATGAACTTTGAGCATATGCCTGAATTAAGCTGGAAATATGGATATTTTATACTTTTAGGAATTATGGGATCTATAATTGCAGGAACTGCTTATTTCTTCAAAAAGAAAAAATGGTGGTAA
- a CDS encoding UDP-N-acetylmuramoyl-tripeptide--D-alanyl-D-alanine ligase: MVKYEANIKKGDVELKVFTKVLSDYFQKLKISVPKELSIKNVQMDSKKVEKGSLFIAINNGNNYIEEALEKGAELIICDKDLDIINSKIIKVSNSIKFLQDIAKIYRENLNIKIIAVTGSEGKTTTKDLIFGVLSHKYKAKKTLGNYNNQIGLPFSILQLDEKDEVAVLEMGMSNLGEIDLLSKISKPDYAIITNIGDSHLEFLINRDNVFKAKTEVLKYLNKNHVLVYGDDPYLKNLDTLKVGFDLKSNFKISDEVEVYEGVHFRLNDEKYFVPLNGLYNAVNASFAISIGKLLGMSYQEIKQSLEKIKITSMRFEKIEKDGILFINDAYNASPVSMEMALKAFSSLPLSRKKIIVLGDALELGEKEIEYHKIILLEALRHSFDKIFIYGQRMKKASEILNNSKITYFAEKSIIRDELNKMENIAVLLKGSRGMKLEEIIM, translated from the coding sequence ATGGTAAAATATGAAGCGAATATAAAAAAAGGGGATGTAGAATTGAAAGTATTTACTAAAGTTTTATCAGACTATTTTCAAAAGCTAAAAATAAGTGTACCAAAAGAATTATCAATTAAGAATGTACAAATGGATAGTAAAAAAGTAGAAAAGGGATCATTATTTATTGCTATAAATAATGGGAATAACTATATAGAGGAAGCTCTTGAAAAAGGAGCTGAGCTTATTATCTGTGACAAAGATTTAGATATCATTAACTCAAAAATAATAAAAGTTTCAAATAGTATAAAGTTTTTACAAGATATAGCTAAAATATATAGAGAAAATTTAAATATAAAAATTATAGCTGTAACAGGTAGCGAAGGAAAAACTACAACAAAAGACTTAATATTTGGAGTCTTATCACATAAATATAAAGCAAAAAAAACATTGGGTAATTATAACAATCAAATAGGATTACCATTTTCAATTCTTCAATTGGATGAAAAGGATGAAGTTGCTGTTTTAGAGATGGGAATGAGCAATTTAGGAGAAATAGATTTGTTATCTAAGATATCAAAGCCAGATTATGCTATAATAACAAATATTGGAGATTCTCACTTAGAATTTTTAATAAATAGAGATAATGTTTTTAAAGCTAAGACTGAAGTTTTGAAATATTTAAACAAAAATCATGTATTAGTTTATGGTGATGATCCATATCTTAAAAATTTAGATACTTTAAAAGTTGGTTTTGATTTGAAAAGTAATTTTAAAATAAGTGATGAAGTTGAAGTATACGAAGGAGTTCATTTTAGATTAAATGATGAAAAGTATTTTGTCCCTTTAAATGGCTTATATAATGCTGTGAATGCTTCTTTTGCAATTTCTATAGGGAAATTATTAGGTATGTCTTATCAAGAGATAAAACAATCTTTGGAAAAGATAAAAATAACTTCTATGAGATTTGAAAAAATAGAAAAAGATGGAATACTTTTTATAAATGATGCATATAATGCTAGTCCGGTATCAATGGAGATGGCTTTAAAAGCTTTCTCATCATTGCCACTAAGTAGAAAAAAAATTATTGTTTTAGGGGATGCTTTAGAATTAGGTGAGAAAGAAATAGAGTATCATAAGATTATTTTATTAGAAGCTTTGAGGCATAGCTTTGACAAAATATTTATTTATGGTCAAAGAATGAAAAAAGCTTCAGAAATTTTAAATAATTCTAAAATAACTTATTTTGCAGAAAAAAGTATTATTAGAGATGAGCTGAATAAAATGGAAAATATAGCTGTTTTATTAAAAGGATCAAGAGGGATGAAGTTAGAAGAAATAATTATGTAA
- the murG gene encoding undecaprenyldiphospho-muramoylpentapeptide beta-N-acetylglucosaminyltransferase, translated as MKKKIIITTGGTGGHIYPALAVGKKLLNRNMEVLFVGSSTRMEKDLVPEEGFRFLGIDVYPFQNLKKIVSNMKAFLQAFKIVKKEQPDIIIGFGNYISIPVLLAGMILGKKIYLQEQNADLGMANKLFYKIAKKCFLAFDTTYEEISIKDQHKFLVTGNPLREDIYAMDKETERERLKIGKDEKVLLITGGSLGAKSLNEAVIKSLKDIYKDKSIRIYWATGEKNFNEINEKLEDQQIKVSDIIKPYFNNMINIMAAADLIVCRAGALTVSEIMQLEKPSILIPYNSIKVGQYQNAKILSENEAALLYSDSKAEEALEKALELIKNEEELNKMSKKAKNLKKSNAAEKIVECLDIWRS; from the coding sequence ATGAAAAAAAAGATAATAATAACAACTGGTGGAACAGGAGGACATATATATCCAGCTTTAGCAGTGGGGAAGAAACTTTTAAATAGAAATATGGAAGTTTTATTTGTAGGAAGTTCTACTAGAATGGAAAAGGATCTTGTTCCAGAAGAAGGATTTAGGTTTTTAGGAATAGACGTTTATCCATTTCAAAATCTAAAAAAAATAGTATCAAATATGAAAGCTTTTTTACAAGCTTTTAAAATTGTAAAAAAAGAACAGCCAGATATAATAATAGGATTTGGAAATTATATATCAATACCAGTGTTGTTAGCAGGAATGATTTTGGGAAAAAAAATATATTTACAAGAACAAAATGCGGATTTAGGAATGGCAAATAAGTTATTTTATAAAATAGCAAAAAAATGTTTTTTAGCTTTTGATACAACATATGAAGAGATATCAATAAAAGATCAGCACAAATTTTTAGTAACTGGAAATCCTTTGAGAGAGGATATCTACGCTATGGATAAAGAAACAGAAAGAGAACGATTAAAAATTGGAAAAGATGAAAAAGTTCTTTTAATAACTGGAGGAAGTTTAGGAGCAAAATCTTTAAATGAAGCTGTAATTAAAAGTTTAAAAGATATTTATAAAGATAAAAGCATCAGGATTTATTGGGCAACTGGTGAAAAAAACTTTAATGAAATTAATGAAAAATTAGAAGATCAGCAAATAAAAGTCAGTGATATAATAAAACCGTATTTTAATAATATGATAAATATTATGGCAGCAGCAGATTTAATTGTTTGTAGAGCAGGTGCTCTTACAGTTTCTGAAATAATGCAGTTAGAAAAACCATCTATTTTGATACCATACAACTCAATTAAAGTTGGACAATATCAAAATGCTAAAATATTATCAGAAAATGAAGCAGCTCTTTTATATAGTGATAGTAAAGCAGAAGAGGCGCTAGAAAAAGCTCTTGAATTAATAAAAAATGAAGAGGAGCTAAACAAGATGAGCAAAAAAGCTAAAAATTTAAAGAAAAGCAATGCGGCTGAAAAAATTGTTGAATGCTTAGACATATGGAGGAGTTAA
- a CDS encoding YegS/Rv2252/BmrU family lipid kinase, with the protein MIKKRKVKLIYNPVSGGGKILKELDKIFEVYQEHGYIVDIFRVSHSCNKNEILENVDDYHHFLISGGDGTINSFVNILKKNNIDIPIAVLPTGTANDFANVIGMPKNIEKACRKILSTEIKEIDLGKINSQYFINIVSIGVFSTISQTTDRNMIKTMGKLAYVLNGIKEIAKIKKLKIILESDEYSAMTDMVSLLVFNGRSAGNFELAYNAKLDDGYFDVLLLKPDFIVDVPEISAALATKTHLEKNIHSVKYFKTKFMKIVGIENYPTDIDGETGPKLPIEIECIHKGLKVLGIG; encoded by the coding sequence ATGATAAAAAAAAGAAAAGTAAAATTGATATATAATCCTGTTTCAGGTGGTGGAAAAATTTTAAAAGAGCTGGATAAAATTTTTGAAGTATACCAAGAACATGGATATATTGTTGATATTTTTAGAGTTTCACATAGTTGTAATAAAAATGAAATTTTAGAAAATGTAGACGATTATCATCATTTTTTGATTTCTGGTGGAGATGGAACAATAAATAGTTTTGTTAATATTTTAAAAAAAAATAATATAGATATTCCAATTGCTGTATTGCCAACAGGAACAGCTAATGATTTTGCAAATGTTATAGGAATGCCTAAAAATATAGAAAAAGCTTGTAGAAAAATATTATCAACTGAGATAAAAGAGATAGATTTAGGAAAAATAAATAGTCAATATTTTATAAATATAGTTAGCATTGGTGTTTTTTCAACAATCTCTCAAACAACAGATAGAAATATGATAAAAACTATGGGAAAATTAGCTTACGTTTTAAATGGTATAAAGGAGATTGCAAAAATAAAAAAATTAAAAATAATATTAGAAAGTGATGAATATAGTGCAATGACTGATATGGTTTCACTTTTAGTTTTTAATGGGAGAAGTGCAGGAAATTTTGAATTAGCTTATAATGCAAAATTAGATGATGGATATTTTGACGTATTACTTTTAAAACCAGATTTTATTGTTGATGTTCCAGAAATAAGCGCAGCATTAGCAACAAAAACTCATTTAGAAAAGAATATTCATTCAGTAAAATATTTTAAAACTAAATTTATGAAAATAGTTGGAATTGAGAATTATCCTACAGATATTGATGGAGAAACTGGACCTAAATTGCCAATAGAAATAGAATGTATCCATAAAGGATTAAAAGTTTTAGGGATTGGTTAA